A window from Candidatus Omnitrophota bacterium encodes these proteins:
- a CDS encoding VWA domain-containing protein, giving the protein MRFAQPYFILFIFIAIGLILFYTWAFRKRKKVWDKFAQESLLQELLAQVSPGRQKLKAILLVLGLLFCSFALMRPQWGFKWQELKRKGLDIIIALDASKSMLANDIKPSRLERAKLAIGDFTQNLKGDRIGLIAFAGSAFLECPLTIDYGGFLLSLENIDVNTISKGGTSISSAIKEAMRSYPAGEGKYKVLIIITDGEDHEGDPLRLAEEAKKAGIMICCIGIGTKEGELVFVEQADGSKEFLKDSEGNAVKTRLNEEILQKIAIATAGTYIRSSNTEFGLNLLYKEKLSKMEKHEFAGKMNKLYDERFQIPLAIGLCLILLETVMSDRKK; this is encoded by the coding sequence ATGCGGTTTGCGCAGCCTTATTTTATACTTTTTATTTTTATCGCCATTGGTTTGATCTTGTTTTACACCTGGGCTTTTAGAAAACGTAAGAAGGTTTGGGACAAATTTGCGCAAGAAAGTTTGCTTCAGGAATTGCTCGCTCAGGTTAGTCCTGGAAGGCAAAAATTAAAAGCAATCCTACTTGTTCTAGGCTTGCTTTTCTGTTCCTTTGCTTTGATGCGGCCGCAATGGGGGTTCAAATGGCAGGAGCTAAAGCGTAAAGGACTGGATATAATCATCGCATTAGATGCTTCAAAAAGCATGCTGGCTAATGATATCAAGCCTAGCCGTTTGGAACGTGCAAAACTAGCAATCGGTGATTTTACGCAGAATCTTAAAGGGGACAGGATTGGTTTGATTGCCTTTGCCGGGAGCGCGTTTCTAGAATGCCCGCTGACTATTGATTACGGCGGATTTTTGTTATCTCTAGAAAATATAGATGTTAATACTATTTCCAAGGGGGGCACTTCGATATCAAGTGCGATAAAAGAAGCCATGCGCAGTTATCCTGCCGGAGAAGGAAAATATAAGGTATTAATCATTATTACGGACGGCGAGGATCATGAAGGGGACCCTTTGAGGCTGGCTGAGGAAGCTAAAAAAGCAGGCATAATGATCTGTTGTATCGGCATAGGCACTAAAGAAGGAGAATTGGTTTTTGTGGAGCAGGCGGATGGTAGTAAGGAATTTTTGAAAGACAGTGAGGGCAACGCAGTTAAAACCCGTTTAAATGAAGAGATCCTCCAGAAAATCGCCATAGCTACCGCAGGTACGTATATCCGTTCTAGCAACACCGAATTTGGTTTAAATCTGCTCTATAAAGAAAAATTGTCAAAAATGGAAAAACACGAATTTGCAGGAAAGATGAACAAGCTTTACGATGAGAGATTCCAGATACCCTTAGCAATCGGTCTTTGCTTAATTTTATTAGAAACAGTAATGAGTGATAGAAAAAAGTGA
- a CDS encoding BatD family protein: MDAIRRVNVFIIIGLTFLLHTVALAKDINFEATVDRNKVGLGQTLQLELTFDGTQNMPALELPAIEGFQARYLGPSTRMSIINGQASSSITHVYTLLPVKKGTFKIGPFKFEHNGDKYSSNSINLEVAEEAKLSEDKPSQEGQLETKDLNERIFLRMQVGKDKVYLNEVLPVTIKLFVNRLGVRDIQYPQFSHDGFSIGEFGQPRQYQETLGGINYDIIEFNTTIFGLEPGEFRLGPANLQCNLIVKKQNRRQAPASSEDFFNSDVFDNFFGGYQTYPLSLKSADIPITILPLPEENKPAGFSGALGFFDFEATVNPLEVKVGDPVTLKATVRGQGNFNTVNLSTVSLGNDFKAYEPQVKQEKETKTFEQVLIPLNTNIKEIPAISFSFFNTRTGQYETITRGPFPVKIVRPEKEEGLKVVESKQPAVPSLKEEKLGKDIIYIKDNPGELRKKGDYLYKNKIFLGFQVIPLLVYLFIVVVHARNRKLKTDIKYARQFLAPRKARVGIRRANSYLEKGSVQEFYDTLFETLQEYLGDKFHLPSKGITISVIDEQLKNRGISEEILAKLKDIFLECDMVRYAASQLTKENMQNSLKKLEEAIDYLQRDKV, from the coding sequence ATGGATGCTATTAGAAGAGTTAACGTCTTTATTATTATAGGTTTAACTTTCTTACTGCATACGGTTGCTTTGGCCAAAGATATTAATTTTGAGGCAACCGTAGATAGAAATAAAGTCGGTTTAGGGCAAACTCTGCAGCTTGAACTTACCTTTGATGGCACACAAAATATGCCTGCCTTGGAATTACCAGCCATAGAGGGATTCCAGGCCCGCTATTTAGGCCCTTCCACAAGAATGTCTATTATTAATGGCCAGGCATCCAGTTCTATTACCCATGTTTACACACTGTTGCCGGTTAAGAAAGGAACATTTAAAATCGGTCCTTTTAAATTTGAACATAATGGCGATAAATATAGCTCTAATTCAATTAACCTTGAAGTTGCAGAAGAAGCGAAGCTGTCAGAAGATAAACCTTCGCAAGAAGGACAGTTAGAAACAAAAGATCTGAATGAGCGGATATTTTTAAGGATGCAGGTGGGGAAGGATAAAGTTTATTTAAATGAAGTTCTTCCCGTAACTATTAAATTATTTGTGAATAGGTTAGGAGTTAGGGATATCCAGTATCCCCAATTTAGTCATGATGGTTTTTCCATAGGGGAGTTCGGGCAGCCAAGGCAATACCAGGAGACCCTCGGCGGGATAAACTATGATATTATTGAGTTTAATACCACTATCTTTGGGTTAGAACCGGGAGAATTTCGCCTTGGGCCGGCTAACCTACAATGCAATCTTATCGTTAAAAAACAAAACAGGCGACAAGCGCCTGCTTCTTCCGAAGATTTTTTTAATTCGGATGTCTTTGATAACTTTTTTGGCGGATACCAAACTTACCCTCTGAGCTTAAAATCAGCGGATATTCCCATAACGATTTTACCTTTACCTGAAGAAAATAAGCCCGCAGGCTTTTCTGGGGCATTAGGCTTCTTTGATTTTGAAGCAACAGTAAATCCTTTAGAGGTAAAAGTAGGGGATCCGGTTACTTTAAAAGCAACTGTTCGCGGGCAAGGAAATTTTAATACTGTAAATCTTTCCACTGTTAGTTTAGGTAACGACTTCAAGGCTTATGAGCCGCAGGTCAAGCAAGAGAAAGAGACAAAGACCTTTGAACAGGTACTTATACCCTTGAACACGAATATTAAAGAAATACCGGCTATTAGTTTTAGCTTCTTTAACACCCGGACCGGCCAGTATGAAACAATTACAAGAGGACCGTTTCCTGTCAAAATCGTTAGGCCTGAAAAAGAAGAAGGACTTAAGGTAGTAGAGAGTAAGCAACCCGCTGTTCCTTCTCTTAAAGAAGAGAAATTAGGAAAAGATATTATTTATATTAAAGATAATCCCGGAGAATTAAGGAAAAAAGGAGATTATCTTTATAAGAATAAGATATTTTTGGGATTTCAGGTTATCCCTTTATTGGTTTATTTGTTTATCGTAGTGGTTCATGCACGGAATAGGAAGCTTAAAACAGACATAAAATACGCCAGGCAGTTTTTGGCACCCCGGAAGGCAAGGGTAGGCATTCGCCGGGCAAATAGCTATCTCGAGAAAGGGAGTGTTCAAGAATTTTATGATACTCTTTTTGAGACCCTGCAAGAATATTTAGGTGATAAGTTTCATTTGCCCTCAAAAGGCATAACTATAAGCGTTATAGATGAACAGCTAAAGAATAGAGGTATATCCGAAGAAATCTTAGCTAAGCTAAAAGATATATTTCTCGAGTGCGATATGGTTCGATATGCGGCTTCGCAATTGACTAAAGAAAATATGCAAAATTCTTTAAAGAAATTAGAAGAAGCAATTGACTATTTACAGAGAGATAAAGTATGA
- a CDS encoding tetratricopeptide repeat protein: MNKRILAKLVGFGLLFFVAIFNPCSSFAQGAGLTTANQFFYQGNSAYKEGKYDTAIDSYEKVASLGLESGNLYYNLGNSYFKKGELGKAVLNYERALFFIPNDSDSKSNHEYTLSFLNSGPQSFGNWFERFANRFFEEVTVNFLTILLSVVYLITILALIRNLFFDGAKRSIKILPLVLIPLFILSAVSLSRKIIYLNKGAIVISKEADVKFEPITGATTYFKLTEGSKVEILERADSWYKIKRPDGKIGWVDKTNLESLFGRPGYR; this comes from the coding sequence ATGAACAAACGAATTTTAGCAAAATTAGTTGGATTTGGTTTACTGTTTTTCGTAGCGATTTTTAATCCGTGTAGCTCCTTTGCGCAAGGAGCAGGGCTTACAACGGCAAATCAATTCTTTTATCAGGGCAACTCTGCTTATAAAGAAGGTAAATATGATACGGCAATTGATAGCTACGAAAAAGTCGCTAGCTTAGGCCTAGAAAGCGGGAACCTTTATTACAATTTAGGGAATAGCTATTTTAAAAAAGGGGAATTGGGTAAAGCGGTCCTTAACTATGAGAGAGCATTATTTTTCATTCCCAATGATAGCGATTCAAAATCCAATCACGAATATACTCTTTCTTTTTTAAATTCAGGTCCGCAGTCTTTCGGAAACTGGTTTGAGAGATTTGCCAACAGGTTCTTTGAAGAGGTAACGGTTAATTTTTTAACCATTCTTTTGTCAGTTGTCTATCTAATTACGATTTTAGCTCTTATCCGTAATTTATTTTTTGATGGTGCGAAAAGGAGCATTAAAATATTACCGTTGGTTTTGATACCACTATTTATTTTGTCGGCTGTCTCGCTGAGCAGAAAAATAATATACCTCAATAAGGGTGCTATTGTTATAAGCAAAGAAGCTGATGTTAAATTTGAGCCGATTACAGGTGCAACAACGTATTTTAAGCTGACCGAAGGCAGCAAAGTTGAGATATTAGAGAGAGCTGATAGCTGGTATAAGATAAAACGGCCCGATGGGAAGATAGGCTGGGTAGATAAAACGAATTTGGAATCACTTTTTGGAAGGCCTGGTTATAGATAA